TACTGTAAAAGTATCATACAAACCGCAGTATATCAAGACAGATTCAAAAGACTCTGTAGAGATGCTCCTTCGGAAAGCGACCACAAAATTCGATTCCAACTTCTACAAACACGAGATCTTAGAGCCGCTGACACTTGAGCCGCTCCTTCAGAACTGTGTTGACCAGCTTTCCGGCGGAGAACTGCAAAGGGTTGCAATAGCACTCTGTCTCTCACAGGAGGCTGATATATACATCCTCGATGAACCAAGCGCACACCTCGATGTTGAACAGCGTGTGAAACTTGCAAGAGTACTGAAGCGCCATGCTGAGAGCACAGAATCCGGAGTTCTGGTAATTGATCACGACATATATGTCATAGATATGATCAGTGAGAGACTTTTAGTCTTTGACGGAAATCCGGGAGTTGAAGGAACCGCCCTTGGCCCTTATTCAATGAAAGACGGGATGAACCACTTCCTAAAGGAACTTGAGGTCACATTCAGGCGTGACAAATCCGGAAGGCCGAGGATAAACAAGCCGGGAAGTTACCTTGACAGGGAGCAGAGATCGGCCGGGGAATACTATTACGCGGAAATCTCAAAAACATAATTTTTTATTGATTAAAAAGAACTTTTAGTGAAAGGGTTTTGATCTATGCCAAGGGGAGAAAAACTTACAGATGCCATAAGGTACGAGAAAGTTGAATCATTAAAGACAGATCTCTTTCTCTACATTGACAACAATCCGGAAAAAATCTCAAATAACCTTCCTGTATTTTTCGGGCATGTGATGTCTGCACTTGAAAACGCCTTTCCCGACATTGACGATTCAACCCACGACGATTTTATTGATTCGGTCGCCTACAGGATAATGATCTCAAGTTCAGAGGCAAAAAAAACCGAGTTCATTGAGAAGATCATCCAGAATGCAGTCCGTTGCAAGAGAAAGAAGACAAAGAAATCAACACTCAAGGTATTTTCCGGAATTAAACTGATGGATGTCGGGAAATACTGGGAAGCTATCAGTTATTTCGGAGACCTCTGGAAACACGATGCCAGGATCGGAATATATATTGCATTCTGCTATTATGCCCTCTCTGAGGATGAGAATAAATCATCACAAAATATAAACGAACTTGCAGGAAGGCCATCGGAGTATGAACTTGCATCAAGGGAGATTCTGCTCGAACTTGCAAGGTCGCAGCCGGAGATTAACAGATTAAAGCAGATTGATATTAAAGATACTGAAATCATGGACAGGGCCTTCTGGCTTATGATAAATAAAGCCCTGGAATGGTTCCCCTCAGAGAGATGGTTCTTAAAGATCGGAATTGCCAAGGCAAAAAATGACGGCAATGAGATAAAGAGATCGCAGCTTCTCTCATATGCCATTGAAAAATATACCAATGATCTCGACTTTATGAGGGAATATTACTACTATAAACTGGAGAAACGCGATGCAATGGGTGCCTCAGGCATTGTAAAGCAGATGATCCAGCAAAACCCCGACAACCTCGAACCGGTATATTACGGGATCAAACTGTCTCTCCTTTCAAACAGCAAAAACACCTACAATCAGTACAGGAAGGATGCGCTGGAGAAAGGGATACCACATTATTTAATTCAGCTTTATGACCTTGCGATATATATAATGAGAGAGGAGAAAAAAGAAGCGGATTTACAGCTAAAACTGATTAAAAAGAAGTTTAAATCACTTCATTTCTACCTTGCTGTTATTGAGTACCTCATGAAGGATATCTTCTCTGATGACAGTGAAAGGAAAAAAGCGGCAAAAAATGTCTTCTTCGATTCTCTTGACCGTTATTCAATGCAGGTCATAAAAATTCAGGAGTAATTTACCGGGTCCGGTTTAAACAACAGATTATCTTTTTTTAAAGCCGGAGAACACCGGAAATAATATTGCAATGTATCATAAAGTGAGAGGCCGTAAGGCAGTAAGCCTGAAATTCCGGTTAAAAGGGCCACAATACCCCGATAATTACATCAATAAAGCTCTTCTCCGAATATAAATCACTGCTGTCAGGCATATTTTTGGAGTATGATTCATCTGAACTGACCGGATAATCACCCATATCTTCTGATCCTGCCGGTGACATACCCCCGAACTCACGGTTCAGGACAAATTCTGCCGATGAGAACTGGGTATAGACCGGTGAATAGTAATATCCAACAGTTTTTTTGGTTGAGAACCAGACTCTCCCAAGCGAATCCGGGAAAACTTTCTTTATATTATTCTCGGCAATGCCGTCATACCTTGTGACATGGTCAACAACAACGCCGCCATATAGGAGAACCAGGCCATAATCGGTGGCGGCTGATGTCCTGCCGTCATGAAGAACTGCAATGTCATTTATCTTTCCAGCTCCGGAAGGCAGCATACTGAGGTTCAGGAAATTATGTACATTGCCATCCCCGTAAAAGACAACTGCCTCAGAACTGTTGAAGAAGATCACACCGCCTAAAGGATTTGAGACCACATCTTCGCAGCCCACCGGAAGAAGGCCCGGGTCAATCTTTTCAAAACGGGGTGATGTTCCGGTTGAATTCTCAAGAAGAAAAGCGCCGCTATACTTTGAGACGATATACAGAGTATTGTCACGGCGATCAGATGCCATATCAATGATGAAGTTCGCATCCGGACCTGACTCCGAGTATGGCTTAAACCAGAACCAGTCACCGTCATAATACCTGTAAAGGCCCGAAGTTCCGGTTGAGACAAACATAGCCTCTCCAACCGGTTCCAGCTCATTTATATCATTTCTGACAAAAAAACGATCATTCCCGGAGATTGTTACAGGCCGGCTGTACCCGTCATAGATCTGCAGAGCACTGGAGTACCCGAGCCAGAGATTTCCGGAAGAGTCAAATTCAACGTCAGTGATGTAATCGTCATAAGGCACTGAATCAGGATTATCACTACCATCATTCCTTTCCGCATGGATAATATTCCACCCGCCTTTTTCATATACTGAAAGTCCGTTAGAGGTTGCAAAATAGAGTATCTGATTGCTGTCCTCAGCCATATCCCTGATGTCCGCAGTGCTTACAGAACCGGAGCCGGGCCAGAACTGGACAACTGCACCGGACACAGGTGAAGCAGATAAAAATAAAGTTAAGATAATTATGCAGTAAAATAAAGAACGGGAACTCAGAATTCTATGCATTTTCCATCTGCCTTTCGGATGATTACCTTACCGTTATCTTCCGGATAATAAATTATTGATCTCCCGACAGTGCCGCCTGTATCTTCCTCAACCAGTGGAATATGGTACTTTTCAAGAGCAGATTTTATAGCTGCAACATTTCTGGAACCGATATCAAGATTTCCCTTAAAATGCTTAAACATGCTCGAACCTCCGGCAATCTTAGCAACGATATCCCTTTTATTGCTGCCGCCGGATATCAGTTCTTCATAAAGAACAGTCACTGCCGTATCGGCAAATTTACCGGGACGTTCCATCTTCCCGTTGCTCTCCGGAAGCATGACATGGGCTACTGCACCCTTCTTCCATTTTCTGTCGTGGAGAATTAAGGCTACACACGATCCAAGACCAATTGAGGTCATTACGAAATCACCTGTATAGTATTCTCCTATACCGACATTCTGTCCTTTCATCTCAGGTTTACGAGGTTCGGTCATGGCTGCAACCCGGATATTATAACTGCGGATTTAACACTTTGTCCAGTAATTCCAGAATGGTATCGAGAGTGTTTGTATCCGGAAGCATCACTATTGTACTCTGAATATCGTGCATTCCGGATTTCAGCTCGGTCCTGAAGAGAATTATCTCATCTATATCGACGGCAATCTGTGCAACTATACTTGCGAAAGCCGCATGTGCCATATCGATGGCAATTGCCGGTGGTGAAGGGAGCATTACAATGCCAAGAAGTGTGGCTGTTGCATCCAGGAACTGTGAGACCATTATATTGCCGACTTCAAGAAGGGCACTCTCATCCATCTCATTCAGTTCGCGTTCCATGTCAGTAGAACCAAGCATGGTATTTGTCAGGCGTATTGCCGACTCCTTTGGCAGGTGAAGCACCACATATCCACCGGGGTGCAGTTCACCCTGGATCTCAAATACAACCAGTGCCGATATTTCATCTCCGAAATAATCTGAAATATCACAAATATCGACCATAATTGCTTCAGGCACAGTCATGTCTATCTGTGACATCAGCATTGTCGAGAGTGATGTCGCAGCATGCGATGCCCCGATATTTCCAAGTTCCGCCATTGCATCCAGCTGCTGATCTGTTAACTGCATAATTATATCTCCAAATTACATTATTATCATTGTATTCACGTCAAGAATCGGCACTACATCGCCGTCTCCGGGGATGGTAATACCACCAACGCCCGGACAGTTACCTATTACATTGCTTACAGGCTTAACAACAACTTCCTGCTGTCCTTCAACAACATCAACAGGTATGCATGACTTTGTGCCATGATTCTGAACGATAACCACTATACCACTATCTTCACATGCCCCAAACATCTCATCAAGGCGGCTTATCTGAAGCACCTCATCCCTTAAAAGGACTGCCTCGGTGCTGCCGATTCTGTTAATTCTCTTAGTATCAATCTTTGCAACCTCAACAACGGCATTTATCGGTATGGCACATCTCTTCTTATTGATTCTGACCATCATAACCTCTATAATAGCCATTGTGGGCGGAAGCGTAAGTCTGAATTTAGTTCCTTTTCCTTCCGTAGAACTGACCTTTATTGAACCTTTAAGGGATTCTATTGCGCCTTTTACAACATCAAGGCCTACGCCTCTTCCGCTGATGTCAGTGACCTGCTCAGCTGTCGAAAAACCTGCCTGGAAGAGAAAGGACGGGACCTCTTCATCGGGCAGTAATTCAGCGTCCTCAGGTGAGATGAGATTCCTCTCAATTGCTTTTCTGAGGACTTTATCCCTCGGAATTCCGCCTCCGTCATCGGCAAGCTCAATTATGACATTGCCCTGATCGCGCCATGCAGAGAGAGTAAGGGTACCCTTTGCCGGTTTTCCGGCTTTTAACCTCTCTTCCGGAGTTTCAATGCCGTGATTGACACCATTCCTGATGAGATGCAGAAGAGGGTCACCAAGACCGTCAATAACACTGCGGTCAAGTTCGGTCTCTCCGCCGGTCATTATGAACTCGACCTCTTTTCCGTCATGGTGGGCCACATCCCTAACAACCCTGGGAAAACGGTTGAATATCTGATTGAGCGGGATCATCCTGATATACATCATCAGGTTCTGAAGGTCTGAGATTGACCTGCCGACCATGCTCAGGGCTTCATCCATCTCTTTTATCTGATACTCCTTTGATATCTGCTTCAGGCGGCCGCCGTTGATAACGAGATCCTCGACAAGGTTCATCATCTGGTCAAGACGGCTGATATCAACACGGATATTTTTGACTTCCTTCTTTTTCTTCTCGCTCTTCTCCTTTTTCTCCGGAATTTTCATTCCGGATACAGACTCTGATAACTCATTGGATGCCGGTTCTTCAGCTGATTTGCCATCATCTGCAGGATTAACAGATTCAGCTTCAGCTCCGGGAATGACTTCTTCTGATTCATCCGGAGTTTTGGGTAAAGATTCGGATACCAAAATCCATCCGGCACTATCAAAGGAGTAATCAGAACCTTCTGCACGGAAAAGACTCACAGATGCGGTGTCAGGCCCTGAGGATAAATGAATCAGGTCATCTCCGGATTTCTCCGAAGTCATTATGACGGAGAAGAAATCCTCAATACTGCCTGCATCAATCTCTTCATAGGTGGGCCTTGAAGAGATGATATCTCCCGCCTTCTCCAGATTCTGAAGGATAATCATTGCCCTGATGTCCTTCATACTGCATTCAGGGGAGATAATTATATCAAGCCTGTACACCGGATTTTTGGAGGAGATATCCCTCTCAGCAGGAAATACCTCAACTTCTGAGACATCCGTGACTTTGGCAGCGCTTAAAAGCGCCTCTTCGCCGTCCTCACTCTCGATTACAACTTCAAATATATCACTGCATACACCTTCATCCAGTTCCCCGGCTGTAGGCCTGCTTGAGATAATCCTGCCGAGGTCCTCAAGGTTCTGAAGGATTATCATAGAGCGGACATCCTTCATATTGCAGTCCTCTGAGAGGCGGGCAACAATCCTGTACCTGTTGATTACGGCTGAACCTTCATTATAATCTGCCCTGAGATCAGGATCAAATTCTTCAGGAGAATAAACTTCTGAACCTTTGCCCCCTGAGGTTTCAGGACTTTCATTTTTATCATCATATGGAGCAGAAGCAGCGGAATTCAGGATTGCATCTATCTCTGAGGATACAGGCCCATTATCTCCGGAAAGAGCACCTTCCGGTTTGCAGGACTCAGCAGCACTCTCTATCTCCTCAAGCTGTGATATGAAATCTCCGATTGAAAAGGTGGAAGTATCTCCGCCGTTTTCGACATCATCGATCATCTCCTCGATACTGTCTGTGCATGCCAAAAGCAGGTCAGTCAGTTCGGGAGATATTTCAATTGCTCCGGATCTTATACAGTGAAAGACATCCTCCATTTTGTGGCAGAGATGTTCCATTTCAGAGTACCCCATCGATGCAGACATCCCCTTGAGAGTATGTGCAGAACGGAAAATTTCATCAATTGCAGTATCGTCAGAACCCTCTTCAAGAATAAGAATATTATTTACGATAGTCTCATGATTTTCAAGAGATTCTGCAACAAAAAGTTTCCGGTAGGATTCTTCATCTGTCATAATTTTTACTCCAGAGCGGC
The sequence above is a segment of the Methanoplanus limicola DSM 2279 genome. Coding sequences within it:
- a CDS encoding ligand-binding sensor domain-containing protein — translated: MSGAVVQFWPGSGSVSTADIRDMAEDSNQILYFATSNGLSVYEKGGWNIIHAERNDGSDNPDSVPYDDYITDVEFDSSGNLWLGYSSALQIYDGYSRPVTISGNDRFFVRNDINELEPVGEAMFVSTGTSGLYRYYDGDWFWFKPYSESGPDANFIIDMASDRRDNTLYIVSKYSGAFLLENSTGTSPRFEKIDPGLLPVGCEDVVSNPLGGVIFFNSSEAVVFYGDGNVHNFLNLSMLPSGAGKINDIAVLHDGRTSAATDYGLVLLYGGVVVDHVTRYDGIAENNIKKVFPDSLGRVWFSTKKTVGYYYSPVYTQFSSAEFVLNREFGGMSPAGSEDMGDYPVSSDESYSKNMPDSSDLYSEKSFIDVIIGVLWPF
- a CDS encoding chemotaxis protein CheD, yielding MTEPRKPEMKGQNVGIGEYYTGDFVMTSIGLGSCVALILHDRKWKKGAVAHVMLPESNGKMERPGKFADTAVTVLYEELISGGSNKRDIVAKIAGGSSMFKHFKGNLDIGSRNVAAIKSALEKYHIPLVEEDTGGTVGRSIIYYPEDNGKVIIRKADGKCIEF
- a CDS encoding chemotaxis protein CheC; this encodes MQLTDQQLDAMAELGNIGASHAATSLSTMLMSQIDMTVPEAIMVDICDISDYFGDEISALVVFEIQGELHPGGYVVLHLPKESAIRLTNTMLGSTDMERELNEMDESALLEVGNIMVSQFLDATATLLGIVMLPSPPAIAIDMAHAAFASIVAQIAVDIDEIILFRTELKSGMHDIQSTIVMLPDTNTLDTILELLDKVLNPQL
- a CDS encoding chemotaxis protein CheA, which gives rise to MTDEESYRKLFVAESLENHETIVNNILILEEGSDDTAIDEIFRSAHTLKGMSASMGYSEMEHLCHKMEDVFHCIRSGAIEISPELTDLLLACTDSIEEMIDDVENGGDTSTFSIGDFISQLEEIESAAESCKPEGALSGDNGPVSSEIDAILNSAASAPYDDKNESPETSGGKGSEVYSPEEFDPDLRADYNEGSAVINRYRIVARLSEDCNMKDVRSMIILQNLEDLGRIISSRPTAGELDEGVCSDIFEVVIESEDGEEALLSAAKVTDVSEVEVFPAERDISSKNPVYRLDIIISPECSMKDIRAMIILQNLEKAGDIISSRPTYEEIDAGSIEDFFSVIMTSEKSGDDLIHLSSGPDTASVSLFRAEGSDYSFDSAGWILVSESLPKTPDESEEVIPGAEAESVNPADDGKSAEEPASNELSESVSGMKIPEKKEKSEKKKKEVKNIRVDISRLDQMMNLVEDLVINGGRLKQISKEYQIKEMDEALSMVGRSISDLQNLMMYIRMIPLNQIFNRFPRVVRDVAHHDGKEVEFIMTGGETELDRSVIDGLGDPLLHLIRNGVNHGIETPEERLKAGKPAKGTLTLSAWRDQGNVIIELADDGGGIPRDKVLRKAIERNLISPEDAELLPDEEVPSFLFQAGFSTAEQVTDISGRGVGLDVVKGAIESLKGSIKVSSTEGKGTKFRLTLPPTMAIIEVMMVRINKKRCAIPINAVVEVAKIDTKRINRIGSTEAVLLRDEVLQISRLDEMFGACEDSGIVVIVQNHGTKSCIPVDVVEGQQEVVVKPVSNVIGNCPGVGGITIPGDGDVVPILDVNTMIIM